A genomic region of Phocoena sinus isolate mPhoSin1 chromosome 18, mPhoSin1.pri, whole genome shotgun sequence contains the following coding sequences:
- the TSC22D1 gene encoding TSC22 domain family protein 1 isoform X2 yields MHQPPESTAAAAAASAAADISARKMAHPAMFPRRGSGGGSASALNAAGTGVGSSAPSSEDFPPPSLLQPPPPAASSLSGPQPPPPQSLNLLSQAQLQAQPLAPGGTQMKKKSGFQITSVTPAQISASISSNNSIAEDTESYDDLDESHTEDLSSSEILDVSLSRATDLGEPERSSSEETLNNFQEAETPGAVSPNQPPLPQPHLPHLPQQNVVINGNAHPHSLHHHPHVHHGHHLHHGHHHPSHAGVASTPIPGGPPASPVSRKLSTTGSSDTVMPVAPTPAVSSSGSPASVMTSIRAPSTSASIGINSVTGTNTMNNVNMTAVGGFNPNVTSSMLANANLSASNIPSAAGVSVGPGVSSGVNVTVLSGLGNGTISSSALINSAASAAAGMTVGSVSSQQQQPAVNTSRFRVVKLDSSSEPFKKGRWTCTEFYEKENAAPAAEGVVINKAVESVKQNPTEVTSERESTSGSSVSSSVSTLSHYTESVGSGEMGAPAAVVQQPPALPGVALPQMDFSSAAPAGISAVSMPQSISQSQISQVQLQSQELSYQQKQGLQPVPLQAALSAAAGVQPSPVSVVGVTSALGQQPSISSLAQPQLPYSQAAPPAQAPLPGTSPQQLHYGQQPSVAPSHGPSVTPNPTSEYVQQQPILQTAVSSGQPTSAGVGAGTSGIPVAQPQGIQLPVQPAAVQAQPAGAAGQPAGQAQTAVSAVPPGSQIANIGQQTNLPTAAQQPSTQVTPSVIPQGAPPSSQVVPPSQGAILHQGVQASASSLPQQLVVAPQSTLLTVPPQPQGVESVAPGVVSQQLPAVSPLPSASSISVTNQVSSAGPSGMPSVPTNLVASQNIAQAPATQNGNLVQSVSQPPLMAAPNINLPLAQQIPSSTQFSAQSLAQAIGSQIEDARRPAEPSLVGLPQTISGDSGGMSAVSDGSSSSLGASASLFPLKVLPLTTPLVDGEDESASLLPEVQGVILEPQIQPRPRRAFDVRGPLSPLNPWRQNIQLLERVGKG; encoded by the coding sequence ATGCACCAGCCGCCCGAGTCCACCGCCGCCGCGGCCGCGGCCTCGGCTGCTGCAGACATTAGTGCTAGGAAGATGGCGCACCCGGCAATGTTCCCTCGAAggggcagtggtggtggcagCGCCTCTGCTCTCAATGCAGCAGGTACCGGCGTTGGTAGTAGTGCCCCATCTTCCGAGGATTTTCCGCCTCCGTCGCTGCTCCAGCCGCCACCTCCTGCAGCATCTTCTCTGTCGGGACCACAGCCTCCGCCTCCACAAAGCCTGAACCTCCTTTCGCAGGCTCAGCTGCAGGCACAGCCTCTTGCGCCAGGCGGaactcaaatgaaaaagaaaagtggctTCCAGATAACGAGCGTGACCCCGGCTCAGATCTCCGCTAGCATCAGCTCTAACAACAGCATCGCAGAGGACACCGAAAGCTACGATGATCTGGATGAATCTCACACAGAAGATCTGTCGTCTTCCGAGATCCTTGATGTGTCACTTTCCAGGGCTACCGACTTAGGGGAGCCTGAACGCAGCTCCTCAGAAGAAACTCTCAATAACTTCCAGGAAGCCGAGACACCTGGGGCAGTCTCTCCCAACCAGCCCCCCCTTCCTCAGCCTCATTTGCCTCACCTTCCACAACAGAATGTTGTAATCAATGGGAATGCTCATCCCCACTCCCTCCATCACCACCCTCACGTTCATCATGGGCACCACCTCCATCACGggcaccaccatccatcccaTGCCGGTGTGGCCAGTACACCCATTCCGGGAGGGCCGCCCGCAAGCCCAGTGTCCAGAAAACTGTCTACAACTGGAAGCTCTGACACCGTTATGCCCGTTGCACCAACTCCTGCCGTATCATCGAGTGGTTCACCTGCATCTGTAATGACTAGTATCCGTGCTCCGAGTACAAGCGCAAGTATAGGTATAAATTCTGTTACAGGCACTAATACGATGAATAATGTTAACATGACGGCTGTGGGCGGTTTTAATCCTAATGTGACCAGCAGCATGCTTGCTAATGCTAATTTAAGTGCGAGCAACATTCCCAGCGCTGCCGGGGTGAGCGTTGGGCCTGGAGTGAGCAGCGGTGTTAATGTGACTGTCTTGAGCGGCCTGGGCAACGGTACGATTTCGTCCTCCGCTCTCATTAACAGCGCTGCCAGTGCAGCTGCAGGGATGACTGTAGGATCAGTTTCAAGTCAGCAGCAACAGCCAGCAGTTAACACGTCCAGGTTCAGAGTTGTGAAGTTAGATTCGAGTTCTGAGCCCTTCAAAAAAGGTAGATGGACTTGCACCGAGTTCTATGAGAAAGAAAACGCTGCCCCCGCCGCCGAAGGGGTGGTGATAAATAAAGCAGTGGAAAGCGTAAAACAAAACCCGACAGAAGTGACTTCTGAGAGGGAGAGCACAAGCGGGAGCTCAGTGAGCAGCAGTGTCAGCACGCTGAGCCACTACACGGAGAGTGTGGGAAGCGGAGAGATGGGGGCCCCAGCTGCCGTGGTGCAGCAGCCGCCCGCTCTTCCAGGTGTCGCCCTCCCGCAGATGGACTTCAGTAGCGCTGCTCCGGCGGGCATTTCAGCAGTTAGTATGCCACAGAGTATTTCCCAGTCACAGATCTCGCAAGTGCAGTTGCAGTCTCAAGAACTGAGCTATCAGCAGAAGCAGGGTCTTCAACCAGTACCTCTGCAAGCCGCTCTCAGCGCTGCAGCTGGTGTCCAGCCATCACCTGTGAGCGTGGTGGGTGTAACTTCAGCTCTAGGTCAGCAGCCTTCCATTTCCAGCCTGGCTCAGCCCCAACTGCCGTATTCTCAGGCGGCCCCTCCGGCGCAAGCACCCCTGCCAGGCACATCACCCCAGCAGTTACACTATGGACAGCAGCCGTCGGTGGCCCCAAGCCATGGCCCGTCAGTGACTCCGAATCCTACTTCCGAGTATGTTCAGCAGCAGCCGATTCTGCAAACGGCAGTGTCCTCTGGACAGCCCACTTCTGCGGGGGTGGGAGCAGGAACCTCGGGGATTCCTGTGGCTCAGCCACAGGGCATCCAGCTGCCAGTGCAGCCCGCAGCAGTCCAGGCGCAGCCCGCAGGGGCAGCTGGCCAACCCGCTGGCCAGGCGCAGACGGCAGTATCTGCTGTACCTCCTGGCAGTCAAATTGCAAATATTGGTCAACAGACAAACCTACCTACGGCAGCGCAGCAGCCCTCTACCCAAGTCACACCTTCAGTTATCCCGCAAGGTGCTCCTCCGTCTTCACAGGTAGTTCCACCCTCTCAGGGTGCGATTCTTCATCAGGGAGTTCAAGCTAGTGCTTCAAGCCTTCCTCAACAGTTGGTCGTTGCACCCCAGAGTACCTTGTTAACTGTGCCTCCCCAGCCGCAAGGAGTAGAGTCAGTAGCTCCAGGAGTTGTTTCGCAGCAGTTGCCTGCAGTTAGTCCTTTGCCCTCTGCTAGCAGTATTTCTGTTACGAATCAGGTTAGTTCAGCTGGGCCTTCTGGAATGCCTTCTGTCCCAACAAACTTGGTTGCATCACAGAATATAGCACAAGCCCCTGCCACTCAAAATGGTAATTTGGTTCAAAGTGTTAGTCAGCCTCCCTTGATGGCAGCACCTAATATAAATTTGCCTTTGGCGCAGCAGATACCAAGTTCTACTCAGTTCTCTGCACAATCATTAGCTCAGGCAATTGGAAGCCAAATTGAAGATGCCAGGCGCCCGGCGGAACCCTCCTTAGTTGGCTTACCTCAGACTATCAGTGGTGACAGTGGGGGCATGTCGGCAGTTTCCGATGGGAGTAGCAGCAGCCTAGGagcctctgcttctcttttcccGTTGAAGGTGCTACCGCTGACGACACCCCTGGTGGATGGCGAGGATGAGAG